Proteins from one Puntigrus tetrazona isolate hp1 chromosome 10, ASM1883169v1, whole genome shotgun sequence genomic window:
- the LOC122352881 gene encoding iporin isoform X1: MDVSSKSGETLIMSHILGQSVTLSYNSVQTSRKTRTLNLTHSISLPERGDLPREALDYGSLSQKSKSSSTKTEDKKGTESPRGYESSSMLYALISPLTSPQLNKEPLHRRGTPRWHNLFIPESEVNEDEDDEDSDGDNLHKYYEGSSLQLQGNVTQSNINSFRQIRVNNNQKREFDTGCGDRRDSRGTPVLMDCDEQDWGDEEDFSKHTLEEPDNSWAPTENIIESITQNQTDYITDSSCNSSDGVLVNFSAIYHKTNNAVPATPLNLDSPVPGSGIVLNEISNPLPSWSSHSTDPNCNIYPFDSDGFPSMDISDLTMCLQSHARLAGSTQNYYKLVTCDLSSQSSPSPPWSSLTSFSETQSQGSCSPPSEYFLFEHSEEEEKEEPKFEQTVHKGDGNIEVKNIRRANKDESKGTKERIAHIKTHQSAPREHSSCSYIKTPQSQSWITSQKCSTLSNLGALQNSCPSHLDTNLSSLVSRQHATSFAEIARCKKGNGEQSMKKCIQDSSGSHFFQNLSSVQKQNDSEMATKSLKADSSSQSNPEGVSSPEIVRYTKAQRPTFLPIQPFVLQAPSGKQQTKALGSLLNQYISYKYSKPGPSKATCKKTAYPHYKQPSPLRSFSNIPPEAATSLDTCSTCTSSPVIPHNHSQCTQPCTLFGLIHQDRNPHMSPNIRSRSPQSQEQADGSPIACSSQTQISQKHSWCGKLLKASQNHPFQQVPIVQTQTPMIKEETAGPLDASFPIHQNSSPAITSVTSLTSKTPIVYLPGSRWKSLWSFETSSQVCTNEERNTNVQHILKPRISPCVVRERQHGDSFSMTDRPPEEFCLSPEAPSDLLSIDLLHKRSMLKAVSLAVDLIMAHFNSRQDSEEKITLGNSHLVLKKLYPAIQNILQDGLKAYKLDLIIGQRRNKLWNVVQATVRAGSSTQLSDSLVSVVNKCSQLSSRMQLRVFIIDLLNLHALEFWIHHLYTCLDVVTEHYHQWGFLALAQGPIYGPLFQELLLLLQPLSLLKFDLHLPSEPHLQSKEKHNHRAPLPHRLLAQSAQILQMSLIHENNRSPTGHSDVFSQWVTDEFRFNQKTTSKCKTQKKEGVATVTKNSEMPQCSTSPLEEKHLSELRWARLFGSKVGTPVGPQNTQKDMSGPLRRRPSEWLKLGASKVDLLAQSVLIGKWPETHLSGNHDRDTMNKDEILF; encoded by the exons ATGGACGTCTCCTCAAAGTCAGGGGAAACTCTGATCATGTCCCACATCCTTGGCCAGTCTGTAACTCTGTCATATAACTCTGTACAGACATCCAGAAAGACACGCACTTTAAATTTAACCCACAGTATATCCCTTCCTGAGAGAGGAGATCTGCCAAGGGAAGCACTTGACTATGGCAGTCTAAGTCAAAAAAGCAAGTCAAGTTCAACAAAAACAGAGGACAAAAAGGGGACTGAAAGTCCTAGAGGATATGAATCGTCCTCAATGCTTTATGCTTTGATCTCCCCATTGACCAGTCCTCAACTAAACAAAGAGCCATTGCATCGTAGAGGTACTCCCAGATGGCATAACCTCTTCATTCCTGAATCAGAAGTGAATGAGGATGAAGACGATGAGGACTCAGATGGAGACAACTTGCACAAGTACTATGAGGGGTCATCCCTTCAACTACAAGGAAATGTGACTCAAAGTAATATAAATTCCTTCCGTCAAATCAGAGTAAACAATAATCAGAAGCGGGAGTTTGATACAGGTTGTGGAGATCGTAGGGATAGCAGAGGAACCCCTGTATTAATGGACTGCGATGAACAGGACTGGGGCGATGAGGAAGACTTTAGTAAGCATACTCTTGAGGAACCTGATAATAGCTGGGCTCCAACTGAAAACATTATTGAATCCATTACTCAAAACCAAACAGACTATATCACTGACTCTTCCTGTAACAGCTCAGATGGAGTACTAGTTAACTTCAGTGCCATCTACCACAAAACCAACAATGCAGTTCCTGCAACTCCACTAAATCTGGATAGTCCTGTCCCTGGATCTGGTATAGTGTTAAACGAGATTTCAAACCCTTTGCCCAGCTGGTCATCTCACAGCACTGATCCAAACTGCAACATCTACCCATTCGACTCAGACGGCTTTCCATCAATGGACATTTCTGACCTTACTATGTGTCTGCAGAGTCATGCACGGTTAGCAGGTTCCACTCAGAATTACTATAAACTGGTGACGTGTGACCTATCATCCCAGTCTTCACCCAGTCCACCTTGGTCCTCTTTGACCAGTTTTTCTGAGACTCAAAGCCAGGGAAGCTGTTCTCCCCCTTCCgaatattttctatttgaacattcagaagaagaggaaaaagaggAGCCAAAGTTTGAGCAAACTGTGCACAAG ggTGATGGGAACATTGAAGTGAAGAATATTAGACGAGCCAATAAGGATGAATCTAAGGGAACAAAAGAGAGAATAGCACACATAAAAACTCATCAGTCTGCTCCAAGAGAACATAGTAGTTGCAGTTACATTAAAACTCCTCAGTCTCAGAGCTGGATTACCAGCCAGAAATGTTCTACCTTATCAAATCTGGGCGCTCTACAAAACAGCTGTCCAAGCCATTTAGACACAAATCTATCTTCACTTGTGTCTAGGCAACATGCCACCTCTTTTGCAGAAATTGCTCGATGTAAGAAGGGAAATGGAGAACAATCCATGAAAAAGTGCATACAGGATTCATCAGGCTCACACTTCTTCCAAAATCTCTCTTCCGTCCAGAAACAGAATGATTCAGAAATGGCAACAAAGTCCCTGAAAGCTGACAGCAGTAGTCAATCCAATCCAGAAg GTGTGTCGTCCCCAGAAATTGTGCGATACACAAAAGCACAAAGGCCCACCTTTCTCCCTATACAGCCCTTTGTGCTTCAGGCACCCTCAGGAAAACAACAGACCAAAGCACTTGGTTCCCTTCTTAATCAATACATTAGCTACAAGTACAGCAAGCCTGGGCCATCCAAAGCTACTTGCAAAAAAACGGCATATCCACATTATAAGCAACCCTCACCTCTAAGGAGTTTCTCTAACATCCCTCCAGAGGCAGCAACCAGTTTAGACACTTGTTCCACCTGCACATCGAGTCCTGTTATTCCCCATAACCACTCCCAGTGTACCCAGCCCTGTACACTGTTTGGGCTCATTCATCAGGACAGAAATCCACATATGAGTCCTAATATAAGATCAAGAAGCCCTCAAAGCCAAGAGCAAGCAGATGGGAGTCCCATAGCCTGCTCAAGTCAAACACAGATAAGCCAAAAACATTCCTGGTGTGGAAAACTTCTCAAAGCTTCTCAAAATCATCCATTCCAGCAGGTTCCCATTGTTCAGACTCAGACTCCAATGATCAAAGAGGAGACTGCAGGTCCCCTGGATGCATCCTTCCCTATACATCAAAACTCCTCCCCTGCCATTACCTCAGTTACCTCCTTGACCTCTAAAACTCCCATCGTCTATCTACCAGGCAGTAGATGGAAATCCCTTTGGTCTTTTGAAACTTCATCACAGGTCTGCACCAATGAAGAACGTAACACCAATGTTCAACACATCTTAAAGCCAAGAATTTCACCTT GTGTTGTGAGGGAACGTCAACATGGTGACTCATTCTCGATGACTGACAGACCCCCTGAAGAGTTCTGCCTCTCCCCAGAAGCCCCATCAGATCTTCTTTCAATTGATCTTTTGCACAAGAGAA GTATGTTAAAAGCTGTGAGTTTGGCAGTGGATCTTATAATGGCACATTTCAACTCAAGGCAAGACTCAGAAGAAAAG ATCACACTGGGAAATAGCCACCTTGTCCTTAAAAAGCTCTACCCCGCAATCCAGAACATCCTTCAAGATGGTTTGAAAGCCTACAAATTGGACTTAATTATTGGTCAACGGCGCAACAAACTATGGAACGTTGTACAGGCTACAGTACGAGCAG gcTCATCTACTCAACTGTCTGACAGCTTGGTGtctgttgtaaataaatgttccCAGTTATCAAGTCGCATGCAGCTCAGGGTCTTCATCATAGATCTGCTAAA TTTGCATGCTTTGGAATTCTGGATCCATCATTTATACACTTGCCTTG ATGTTGTAACAGAACACTATCACCAATGGGGTTTCTTGGCTCTGGCCCAGGGGCCAATTTATGGACCACTGTTCCAAGAGCTGCTTCTTTTGCTGCAGCCACTCTCTCTGCTTAAATTTGACCTCCATCTTCCATCTGAACCTCACCTTCAAAGTAAGGAAAAGCATAACCACAGAGCACCCCTGCCTCATCGGCTTCTTGCCCAGTCAGCTCAGATCCTGCAGATGAGCTTGATCCACGAGAACAACAGAAGTCCAACAGGTCACAGTGATGTCTTTAGTCAATGGGTAACTGATGAATTTAGGTTTAATCAGAAAACCACCTCAAAGTGtaaaacacagaagaaagaGGGTGTAGCAACCGTAACGAAAAACAGTGAGATGCCACAATGTTCAACAAGTCCTCTGGAGGAAAAACACTTAAGTGAGCTGCGTTGGGCGAGGCTCTTTGGTTCTAAAGTTGGAACACCAGTTGGCCCACAGAACACTCAAAAAGACATGAGTGGACCTCTGAGAAG ACGGCCATCAGAATGGCTGAAGCTTGGTGCATCCAAAGTGGATCTGCTTGCACAGTCAGTGTTGATAGGAAAATGGCCAGAGACTCATCTGAGTGGTAACCATGACAGAGATACAATGAACAAAGATGAAATACTATTCTAA
- the LOC122352881 gene encoding iporin isoform X2, with protein sequence MDVSSKSGETLIMSHILGQSVTLSYNSVQTSRKTRTLNLTHSISLPERGDLPREALDYGSLSQKSKSSSTKTEDKKGTESPRGYESSSMLYALISPLTSPQLNKEPLHRRGTPRWHNLFIPESEVNEDEDDEDSDGDNLHKYYEGSSLQLQGNVTQSNINSFRQIRVNNNQKREFDTGCGDRRDSRGTPVLMDCDEQDWGDEEDFSKHTLEEPDNSWAPTENIIESITQNQTDYITDSSCNSSDGVLVNFSAIYHKTNNAVPATPLNLDSPVPGSGIVLNEISNPLPSWSSHSTDPNCNIYPFDSDGFPSMDISDLTMCLQSHARLAGSTQNYYKLVTCDLSSQSSPSPPWSSLTSFSETQSQGSCSPPSEYFLFEHSEEEEKEEPKFEQTVHKKQNDSEMATKSLKADSSSQSNPEGVSSPEIVRYTKAQRPTFLPIQPFVLQAPSGKQQTKALGSLLNQYISYKYSKPGPSKATCKKTAYPHYKQPSPLRSFSNIPPEAATSLDTCSTCTSSPVIPHNHSQCTQPCTLFGLIHQDRNPHMSPNIRSRSPQSQEQADGSPIACSSQTQISQKHSWCGKLLKASQNHPFQQVPIVQTQTPMIKEETAGPLDASFPIHQNSSPAITSVTSLTSKTPIVYLPGSRWKSLWSFETSSQVCTNEERNTNVQHILKPRISPCVVRERQHGDSFSMTDRPPEEFCLSPEAPSDLLSIDLLHKRSMLKAVSLAVDLIMAHFNSRQDSEEKITLGNSHLVLKKLYPAIQNILQDGLKAYKLDLIIGQRRNKLWNVVQATVRAGSSTQLSDSLVSVVNKCSQLSSRMQLRVFIIDLLNLHALEFWIHHLYTCLDVVTEHYHQWGFLALAQGPIYGPLFQELLLLLQPLSLLKFDLHLPSEPHLQSKEKHNHRAPLPHRLLAQSAQILQMSLIHENNRSPTGHSDVFSQWVTDEFRFNQKTTSKCKTQKKEGVATVTKNSEMPQCSTSPLEEKHLSELRWARLFGSKVGTPVGPQNTQKDMSGPLRRRPSEWLKLGASKVDLLAQSVLIGKWPETHLSGNHDRDTMNKDEILF encoded by the exons ATGGACGTCTCCTCAAAGTCAGGGGAAACTCTGATCATGTCCCACATCCTTGGCCAGTCTGTAACTCTGTCATATAACTCTGTACAGACATCCAGAAAGACACGCACTTTAAATTTAACCCACAGTATATCCCTTCCTGAGAGAGGAGATCTGCCAAGGGAAGCACTTGACTATGGCAGTCTAAGTCAAAAAAGCAAGTCAAGTTCAACAAAAACAGAGGACAAAAAGGGGACTGAAAGTCCTAGAGGATATGAATCGTCCTCAATGCTTTATGCTTTGATCTCCCCATTGACCAGTCCTCAACTAAACAAAGAGCCATTGCATCGTAGAGGTACTCCCAGATGGCATAACCTCTTCATTCCTGAATCAGAAGTGAATGAGGATGAAGACGATGAGGACTCAGATGGAGACAACTTGCACAAGTACTATGAGGGGTCATCCCTTCAACTACAAGGAAATGTGACTCAAAGTAATATAAATTCCTTCCGTCAAATCAGAGTAAACAATAATCAGAAGCGGGAGTTTGATACAGGTTGTGGAGATCGTAGGGATAGCAGAGGAACCCCTGTATTAATGGACTGCGATGAACAGGACTGGGGCGATGAGGAAGACTTTAGTAAGCATACTCTTGAGGAACCTGATAATAGCTGGGCTCCAACTGAAAACATTATTGAATCCATTACTCAAAACCAAACAGACTATATCACTGACTCTTCCTGTAACAGCTCAGATGGAGTACTAGTTAACTTCAGTGCCATCTACCACAAAACCAACAATGCAGTTCCTGCAACTCCACTAAATCTGGATAGTCCTGTCCCTGGATCTGGTATAGTGTTAAACGAGATTTCAAACCCTTTGCCCAGCTGGTCATCTCACAGCACTGATCCAAACTGCAACATCTACCCATTCGACTCAGACGGCTTTCCATCAATGGACATTTCTGACCTTACTATGTGTCTGCAGAGTCATGCACGGTTAGCAGGTTCCACTCAGAATTACTATAAACTGGTGACGTGTGACCTATCATCCCAGTCTTCACCCAGTCCACCTTGGTCCTCTTTGACCAGTTTTTCTGAGACTCAAAGCCAGGGAAGCTGTTCTCCCCCTTCCgaatattttctatttgaacattcagaagaagaggaaaaagaggAGCCAAAGTTTGAGCAAACTGTGCACAAG AAACAGAATGATTCAGAAATGGCAACAAAGTCCCTGAAAGCTGACAGCAGTAGTCAATCCAATCCAGAAg GTGTGTCGTCCCCAGAAATTGTGCGATACACAAAAGCACAAAGGCCCACCTTTCTCCCTATACAGCCCTTTGTGCTTCAGGCACCCTCAGGAAAACAACAGACCAAAGCACTTGGTTCCCTTCTTAATCAATACATTAGCTACAAGTACAGCAAGCCTGGGCCATCCAAAGCTACTTGCAAAAAAACGGCATATCCACATTATAAGCAACCCTCACCTCTAAGGAGTTTCTCTAACATCCCTCCAGAGGCAGCAACCAGTTTAGACACTTGTTCCACCTGCACATCGAGTCCTGTTATTCCCCATAACCACTCCCAGTGTACCCAGCCCTGTACACTGTTTGGGCTCATTCATCAGGACAGAAATCCACATATGAGTCCTAATATAAGATCAAGAAGCCCTCAAAGCCAAGAGCAAGCAGATGGGAGTCCCATAGCCTGCTCAAGTCAAACACAGATAAGCCAAAAACATTCCTGGTGTGGAAAACTTCTCAAAGCTTCTCAAAATCATCCATTCCAGCAGGTTCCCATTGTTCAGACTCAGACTCCAATGATCAAAGAGGAGACTGCAGGTCCCCTGGATGCATCCTTCCCTATACATCAAAACTCCTCCCCTGCCATTACCTCAGTTACCTCCTTGACCTCTAAAACTCCCATCGTCTATCTACCAGGCAGTAGATGGAAATCCCTTTGGTCTTTTGAAACTTCATCACAGGTCTGCACCAATGAAGAACGTAACACCAATGTTCAACACATCTTAAAGCCAAGAATTTCACCTT GTGTTGTGAGGGAACGTCAACATGGTGACTCATTCTCGATGACTGACAGACCCCCTGAAGAGTTCTGCCTCTCCCCAGAAGCCCCATCAGATCTTCTTTCAATTGATCTTTTGCACAAGAGAA GTATGTTAAAAGCTGTGAGTTTGGCAGTGGATCTTATAATGGCACATTTCAACTCAAGGCAAGACTCAGAAGAAAAG ATCACACTGGGAAATAGCCACCTTGTCCTTAAAAAGCTCTACCCCGCAATCCAGAACATCCTTCAAGATGGTTTGAAAGCCTACAAATTGGACTTAATTATTGGTCAACGGCGCAACAAACTATGGAACGTTGTACAGGCTACAGTACGAGCAG gcTCATCTACTCAACTGTCTGACAGCTTGGTGtctgttgtaaataaatgttccCAGTTATCAAGTCGCATGCAGCTCAGGGTCTTCATCATAGATCTGCTAAA TTTGCATGCTTTGGAATTCTGGATCCATCATTTATACACTTGCCTTG ATGTTGTAACAGAACACTATCACCAATGGGGTTTCTTGGCTCTGGCCCAGGGGCCAATTTATGGACCACTGTTCCAAGAGCTGCTTCTTTTGCTGCAGCCACTCTCTCTGCTTAAATTTGACCTCCATCTTCCATCTGAACCTCACCTTCAAAGTAAGGAAAAGCATAACCACAGAGCACCCCTGCCTCATCGGCTTCTTGCCCAGTCAGCTCAGATCCTGCAGATGAGCTTGATCCACGAGAACAACAGAAGTCCAACAGGTCACAGTGATGTCTTTAGTCAATGGGTAACTGATGAATTTAGGTTTAATCAGAAAACCACCTCAAAGTGtaaaacacagaagaaagaGGGTGTAGCAACCGTAACGAAAAACAGTGAGATGCCACAATGTTCAACAAGTCCTCTGGAGGAAAAACACTTAAGTGAGCTGCGTTGGGCGAGGCTCTTTGGTTCTAAAGTTGGAACACCAGTTGGCCCACAGAACACTCAAAAAGACATGAGTGGACCTCTGAGAAG ACGGCCATCAGAATGGCTGAAGCTTGGTGCATCCAAAGTGGATCTGCTTGCACAGTCAGTGTTGATAGGAAAATGGCCAGAGACTCATCTGAGTGGTAACCATGACAGAGATACAATGAACAAAGATGAAATACTATTCTAA